One Triplophysa rosa linkage group LG9, Trosa_1v2, whole genome shotgun sequence genomic window carries:
- the tacr2 gene encoding substance-K receptor — MDTTLDPLSESLLYDEEDGNETSTNLFEQPDWQVALWAIAYSLIVIVSIIGNVTVIWIILAHKRMRTVTNYFIVNLAFSDASMATFNTVFNFVYALHNDWYFGLGYCKFQNFFPITAIFSSIYSMAAIAVDRYMAIIHPLKPRLSSTTTKFVIGVIWTVAFALAFPQCYYASTQFFFPRTVCMVEWPGDYGGKHQLSYQIAVIILNYVLPLLVMLVTYSLVGLRLWGSEIPGEASDHYQNQMQAKRKVVKMMIVVVMTFAICWLPYHIYFILGSFNKDIYKQHYIQQVYLAIFWLAMSSTMYNPIIYCCLNQRFRSGFRKAFQWCPFVKISEEDNMELQHMKTFHMRRSYRTETTSVVVRNHVNEPEDTISKLIKA, encoded by the exons ATGGATACTACTTTGGACCCACTTTCAGAATCTCTTCTTTACGACGAGGAAGATGGAAATGAAACCTCCACTAACCTTTTCGAGCAACCGGACTGGCAGGTGGCACTATGGGCGATTGCATATTCTTTAATCGTAATTGTTTCCATCATTGGCAATGTCACAGTTATTTGGATCATTCTGGCACATAAACGCATGAGGACAGTGACCAACTACTTTATTGTAAACCTCGCCTTTTCCGACGCGTCAATGGCAACTTTTAACACCGTTTTTAATTTCGTGTACGCTTTGCACAATGACTGGTATTTCGGTTTGGGATATTGTAAATTTCAAAACTTCTTTCCAATAACAGCCATATTCTCAAGCATTTATTCAATGGCAGCGATTGCTGTTGACAG ATATATGGCTATCATCCATCCCTTGAAACCAAGGCTTTCCTCCACCACCACTAAATTTGTGATCGGGGTCATTTGGACTGTTGCTTTTGCATTGGCTTTTCCTCAGTGTTATTACGCCAGTACCCAGTTCTTCTTCCCTCGGACCGTCTGTATGGTGGAATGGCCCGGCGATTATGGGGGGAAACATCAGCTCTC GTATCAGATTGCTGTGATTATCCTGAACTACGTGCTCCCTCTGCTGGTGATGCTGGTGACCTACAGTCTTGTGGGACTGAGGCTGTGGGGCAGTGAGATCCCTGGAGAAGCATCAGACCACTACCAGAATCAGATGCAGGCAAAACGCAAG GTTGTGAAGATGATGATAGTGGTGGTGATGACCTTTGCAATATGTTGGCTTCCCTACCACATCTATTTTATTCTGGGGAGCTTCAACAAGGACATATACAAGCAGCACTACATCCAGCAGGTCTATCTGGCCATCTTCTGGCTGGCTATGAGTTCCACAATGTACAACCCGATCATTTACTGCTGTCTAAACCAAAG ATTTCGCTCAGGTTTCCGCAAAGCATTCCAGTGGTGCCCCTTCGTGAAGATATCCGAGGAGGACAACATGGAACTGCAGCACATGAAAACATTCCACATGAGACGCAGTTATCGCACAGAGACCACCAGCGTGGTGGTCCGTAACCATGTCAACGAGCCAGAAGATACCATATCCAAGCTAATCAAAGCCTGA